The segment CGTCGAGCGCCTCGACCTTCTCGTCGGAGGTCTGCCGGGCCGAGAGGACCAGGATCGGCACCCGGGTCCAGCCGCGCAGGCCCTTGATGACCTCGACGCCGTCCATGTCGGGCAGGCCGAGGTCGAGGACGACGACGTCGGGATGGCGTTCGGCGGCGAGGCGGAGGGCGGTGGCACCGTCGGGCGCGGCGTCGACCTCGTACTTCCGCGCCTTGAGGTTGATCACCAGGGCGCGGACGATCTGCGGCTCGTCGTCGACCACGAGGACCCGGGTCATGGAGGGGGCCTTCCTTCTTCGGTCGCCCGTGCGGGCGGGAGCAAGAGAGTACGGGAGCGGAGGGGGTGGTGCGGGGAGTACGGGAACGAACGGGGCGCGCTTCGGACGGGGGCGGGTGGTGCGCCTCGCAGGTGCGCTTCGGAGCGGAGTCGGCCGGTGCGCCTCGGAGGCGCGCTTCGGGACGGAGGCGGGTGGCACGCTCCGGGACCGGGGGGTCCGGGTCGCGGCGGGTTCAGGTCACGGCGTGCGCCGGGAGGTCGGGGGCCGGTGCCGGAGGCCCGCCCCGGGCGGCACGCAGGGTGAGGACCATCGTCAGACCGCCGCCCGGGGTGTCCTCGGCGCCGAGCGTCCCGCCCATGGCCTCGACGAAGCCGCGGGCCACCGCGAGGCCGAGTCCGACACCGGCGCCGCGGGGGGCGTCGCCGAAGCGCTGGAAGGGCGCGAAGATGCCCTCCTTGGCCTCGTCGGGCACGCCGGGGCCGCGGTCCACGACCCTGAGCTCGACGCGGTCCCCCAGGGCGCTGGCGGCGACCGCCACGGGCAGGCCCTCGGGGCTGTACTTGACGGCGTTCTCGACGATGTTGGCGACGGCGCGCTCCAGGAGGCCCTTGTCGACCTCGACCATGGGCAGCGTCTCGGGGATGTCGAGCTCGGCGCTGCCGTCGGGCACTCCCCCGAGGGCCATGGGGACGACCTCGTCGAGGTCGACGGAACGGATCAGCGGGGTGACGGTGCCGGTCTGGAGGCGGGACATGTCGAGGAGGTTGCCGACGAGGTGGTCGAGGCGGTCGGCGCCGGCCTCGATGCCTTCCAGGAGCTCGGCGCGGTCCCGCTCGGACCATTCGACGTCGTCGGAGCGGAGGGAGGAGACGGAGGCCTTGATGCTCGCGAGCGGGGTCCGCAGGTCGTGGCTGACGGCGGCGAGCAGGGAGGTGCGGATCTTGTTGCCCTCGGCCTGTTTGCGGGCCTCCTCGGCCTCGCCGACGAGCCGCTGCCGGTCGAGGACGACCGCGGCCTGGGCGGCGAAGGCGCCGAGGACGCGCCGGTCCTCGGCGGGCAGCACCCGGCCGGACAGGGCGAGGGCCAGATGGTCACCGACCGGCATGTCCACGTCCGCGTCCTCGGGCCGGGCCGCCGGGTGGGGGCCCACGCCGGCCGCACACGTCCACGGCTCGACGTCGTCCACCCGTTCGAGGAGGGCGACGGACTCCATGGAGAAGGTCTCGCGGACCCGTTCGAGGAGGGCGTCGAGGCTGGTCTCGCCGCGCAGCACGCTGCCGGCGAGGTAGGAGAGCACTTCGGACTCGGCGCGCAGCCGGGCGGCCTGGTGGGTGCGCCGGGCGGCCAGGTCGACCACGGAGGCGACCGACATGGCGACGCCGAGGAAGACGGCGATCGCCACGATGTTCTTGGGGTCGGCGATGGTGAGCCGGTGGACGGGCGGGGTGAAGAACCAGTTGAGGAGGAGGGAGCCGACCGCGGCGGAGGCGAGCGCCGGCAGGAATCCGCCGAGCAGGGCCGCCGCGACGGTGAGGGCGAGGAAGAGAAGCATGTCGTTGGCCAGACCGAGGTCGGCGTCGACATGGGTGAGGAGCAGGGCGAGGAGGACGGGGCCGGCGACGCCGACGCCCCAGCCGCCGATGATCCGGGAGCGGCCGAGGCGGGCGCCCCGGGCGACCGGGAGTCCGCGTCCCTTGGCGACCTCGCCGTGGGTGACGATGTGGACGTCGAGGTCGGGTCCGGATTCCCTGGCCACGGTCTGGCCGACGCCGGGGCCGAGCATGTACTGCCAGGTGCGGCGTCGGCTGGAGCCGAGGACGATCTGGGTGGCGTTGACTCCCCGGGCGAACTCCAGGAGTGCCGAGGGGATGTCGTCGCCGATGACATGGTGGAACGTTCCGCCCAGGTCCTCGACCAGGGTGCGCTGGACGGCCAGCTCCTTGGGCGAGGCCGCGGTGAGGCCGTCGCTGCGGGCGATGTAGACGGCGAGGACCTCGCCTCCGGCGCCCTTCTCGGCGAGCCGGGTCGCGCGGCGTATGAGGGTGCGGCCCTCGGGACCGCCGGTCAGACCGACGACGATGCGCTCGCGGGCCTGCCAGGTGGAGCGGATGTTGTGCTCGCCCCGGTACTGCTGGAGGTACTCGTCGACCCGGTCGGCGGTCCAGAGCAGGGCCAGCTCGCGCAGCGCGGTGAGGTTGCCGGGGCGGAAGTAGTT is part of the Streptomyces sp. NBC_00250 genome and harbors:
- a CDS encoding sensor histidine kinase KdpD, translated to MGRGKLRIYLGAAPGVGKTYAMLSEGHRRVERGTDCVVAFVEHHGRPRTEVMLHGLEQVPRRTLEYRGSAFTEMDIDAVLERRPAVALVDELAHTNVPGSRNPKRWQDVAELLAAGIDVVSTVNIQHLESLGDVVEAITGVRQRETVPDEVVRRADQIELVDMSPEALRRRMAHGNVYTSDKVDAALSNYFRPGNLTALRELALLWTADRVDEYLQQYRGEHNIRSTWQARERIVVGLTGGPEGRTLIRRATRLAEKGAGGEVLAVYIARSDGLTAASPKELAVQRTLVEDLGGTFHHVIGDDIPSALLEFARGVNATQIVLGSSRRRTWQYMLGPGVGQTVARESGPDLDVHIVTHGEVAKGRGLPVARGARLGRSRIIGGWGVGVAGPVLLALLLTHVDADLGLANDMLLFLALTVAAALLGGFLPALASAAVGSLLLNWFFTPPVHRLTIADPKNIVAIAVFLGVAMSVASVVDLAARRTHQAARLRAESEVLSYLAGSVLRGETSLDALLERVRETFSMESVALLERVDDVEPWTCAAGVGPHPAARPEDADVDMPVGDHLALALSGRVLPAEDRRVLGAFAAQAAVVLDRQRLVGEAEEARKQAEGNKIRTSLLAAVSHDLRTPLASIKASVSSLRSDDVEWSERDRAELLEGIEAGADRLDHLVGNLLDMSRLQTGTVTPLIRSVDLDEVVPMALGGVPDGSAELDIPETLPMVEVDKGLLERAVANIVENAVKYSPEGLPVAVAASALGDRVELRVVDRGPGVPDEAKEGIFAPFQRFGDAPRGAGVGLGLAVARGFVEAMGGTLGAEDTPGGGLTMVLTLRAARGGPPAPAPDLPAHAVT